The window GAAGTCAAAACTTTGTTAGTCAGAAGGGTAAGAGGTTTATGTTTTACTTCGTATTGATAGGAATTATTCTTTTTTCTGGCTCCATTTATGGGTTAGCCACAAATGATTTGTCTGGGTTTAATTTTAAGTCTATAGCAATCGTAACACCTATTGGAGGCTTATTTTTAATAGTGTCTTGGATTGTTATGTTTACAAGTGTTTTAAAGCAAAAACATAATAATTAGTTATTATTTGACGTTTATCTGTTATTAATTTTAACTTTGCATTTCAAACAACACATACACAATATATACAAATTATGGTAAACCATACCCAATTTACGAAAACGATTTCGTTGGAACAATACGGAATCAAAAATGCCCAAGTAAAATACCAATTGTCACCAGAGGAGTTGCAATCTAGTGTCTTAGAAAAAGGACAAGGTAAAGTAGCATCTTCAGGAGCTATTGCGGTAAATACTGGCGAGTTTACAGGACGTTCTCCAAAGGATCGTTTTATTGTAAAAGATAGTGTTACTGAGGATAAAGTTTGGTGGGGAGATATTAATATCCCTTTTGATTCTGATAAGTTTCAAAAACTTTACGATAAAGTAACAGACTACTTATCTAATAAAGAAGTTTTTGTTAGAGACAGTTATGCTTGTGCAGATGAAGATTATAAATTAAACATTCGTGTTATTAATGAGTATCCATGGAGTAATATGTTTGCTTATAACATGTTTTTAAGGCCAACGGAAGAAGAATTAAAAGACTTTGCTCCAGAATGGACTATTGTTAATGCCCCAGGATTTATGGCAGATCCTGCAGTTGATGGAACACGTCAACATAATTTTGCAATTCTAGATTTTACTAGAAAAATTGCTTTAATTGGTGGAACTGGTTATACTGGTGAAATTAAAAAAGGAATCTTTTCTGCGCTTAACTTTATCTTACCTGTATATAAAAACACATTGCCAATGCATTGTAGTGCCAATGTAGGTAAGGATGGGGATACAGCTATTTTCTTTGGATTATCAGGAACAGGAAAAACAACATTATCTACAGATCCTGACAGAAGTTTAATTGGAGATGATGAGCATGGTTGGACTGCAGATAATACTGT is drawn from Psychroserpens sp. NJDZ02 and contains these coding sequences:
- a CDS encoding DUF423 domain-containing protein, which encodes MNKSLLMLGTILGLLSVILGAFGAHGLKDLISPESIISYETGVKYQMYHAFLLLIVGSQNFVSQKGKRFMFYFVLIGIILFSGSIYGLATNDLSGFNFKSIAIVTPIGGLFLIVSWIVMFTSVLKQKHNN